A genomic window from Vagococcus sp. CY52-2 includes:
- a CDS encoding MIP/aquaporin family protein, which produces MDATSLQIFSEFLGTLILVLLGDGVVAAVSLNKSKAQGAGWVAVTLGWGAAVTIAVYISGFMGPAHLNPAVTLGLAIAGDFSWNLVAPFFIAQVLGGIVGAILVWITYLPHFEATKDEAAILGTFATGPAIRNYTSNVVTEAIGTFVLVFGLLAFGQNTFADGFNPVVVGILILSLGLSLGGPTGYAINPARDLGPRIAHQMLPIKNKGGSDWSYSWVPVVGPLVGGALAAGLWMMIPL; this is translated from the coding sequence TTGGTATTACTTGGTGATGGTGTAGTAGCTGCTGTTAGTTTAAATAAGAGTAAAGCTCAAGGAGCTGGATGGGTAGCTGTAACACTAGGATGGGGAGCAGCTGTAACAATCGCAGTTTATATTTCTGGATTTATGGGACCGGCTCATTTAAATCCCGCTGTGACATTAGGATTAGCAATAGCAGGTGATTTTTCTTGGAATTTAGTGGCACCATTCTTTATCGCACAAGTTTTAGGTGGTATAGTAGGAGCAATTTTAGTTTGGATTACTTATTTACCACATTTTGAAGCAACAAAAGATGAAGCAGCTATTCTTGGAACATTTGCAACAGGACCAGCGATTCGTAATTATACATCAAATGTTGTGACTGAAGCAATTGGAACATTTGTTTTAGTGTTTGGTTTGTTAGCATTTGGACAAAATACATTTGCAGACGGATTCAATCCAGTTGTTGTTGGAATATTAATTTTATCACTTGGCCTGTCTCTAGGAGGTCCGACAGGATATGCAATTAATCCAGCTCGTGATTTGGGTCCACGTATTGCGCATCAAATGTTGCCAATCAAAAATAAAGGTGGGTCTGATTGGTCATATTCTTGGGTACCAGTTGTAGGGCCATTAGTGGGTGGCGCGTTAGCTGCTGGTTTATGGATGATGATTCCTTTATAG
- a CDS encoding glucosaminidase domain-containing protein: MKKITPYLLLSTLVCQSLSVGTIVQARDLHKVDSELINQEVAETTDSTTEMVPSNDTDTVVEDVPKNTPEEKPEEKPEEKPEEKPEEKPEQKPEEKPEQKPEQKPEQKPEQKPEQKPEQKPEQKPEQKPEQKPEQKPEQKPEQKPVVSYPAQSEATYFGDASQITSNKENSPIHFAVTKTTQEFINEIGESARKIGQEYDLYASVMIAQAILESGSGQSSLSAYPNYNLFGIKGEYKGESASFYTLEDNGSGQLYGIQAKFRKYPSTKESLEDYAKLMKSGLASNENFYKGVSKKEAKSYKEATAFLTGKYATDTRYDEKLNSLIETYDLTYFDQAVKKGKRVTKHNKQVDTYEIMNPESKKKAIFILPLDEKYIISSPFGQRGSEHHDGIDLAIAANTPVLASSDGVVVGTGFDPSAGNYVIIKHLNDLYTNYFHLNSISVSLGEKVTSGNIVGLVGSTGNSTGSHLHFGISTDMWKHYLNPTSYFDF; this comes from the coding sequence ATGAAAAAAATTACACCGTATTTATTATTATCGACTTTAGTATGTCAAAGTCTATCTGTAGGGACCATTGTCCAAGCAAGGGATCTTCATAAGGTAGATAGTGAATTAATAAATCAAGAAGTAGCAGAAACAACTGATAGTACAACTGAAATGGTACCAAGTAATGACACTGATACTGTGGTAGAGGATGTACCGAAAAACACACCAGAAGAAAAACCAGAAGAAAAACCAGAAGAAAAACCAGAAGAAAAACCAGAAGAAAAACCAGAACAAAAACCAGAAGAAAAACCAGAACAAAAACCAGAACAAAAACCAGAACAAAAACCAGAACAAAAACCAGAACAAAAGCCAGAACAAAAACCAGAGCAAAAGCCAGAACAAAAGCCAGAACAAAAGCCAGAACAAAAACCAGAACAAAAACCAGAACAAAAACCAGTGGTTAGTTATCCTGCTCAGTCAGAAGCTACTTATTTTGGTGATGCCAGTCAAATAACTAGTAATAAAGAAAATTCACCAATTCATTTTGCAGTCACAAAAACAACACAAGAGTTCATTAATGAGATAGGTGAATCTGCTAGAAAAATTGGTCAAGAATATGACTTATATGCTTCAGTCATGATTGCACAAGCTATTTTAGAATCTGGAAGTGGTCAAAGCTCTTTATCAGCTTATCCAAATTATAATTTATTTGGTATAAAAGGTGAATATAAGGGTGAATCAGCTTCTTTTTATACATTAGAAGATAATGGTTCTGGTCAATTATATGGTATTCAAGCAAAATTTAGAAAATACCCTTCAACAAAAGAATCTCTTGAAGATTATGCAAAATTAATGAAGTCAGGACTAGCATCTAATGAAAACTTTTATAAAGGAGTCAGTAAAAAGGAAGCTAAGTCATATAAAGAAGCAACTGCTTTTTTAACAGGAAAATATGCGACAGATACACGTTATGATGAAAAATTAAATTCTTTAATTGAAACATATGATTTAACTTATTTTGATCAAGCAGTGAAAAAAGGTAAGCGTGTAACAAAACATAATAAACAAGTAGATACTTATGAAATTATGAATCCAGAATCAAAGAAAAAAGCCATCTTTATATTACCGTTGGATGAAAAATACATTATTTCAAGCCCATTTGGACAAAGGGGAAGTGAACATCATGATGGAATCGATTTAGCTATTGCTGCTAATACACCTGTACTTGCTTCTAGTGATGGTGTGGTTGTTGGAACAGGATTTGATCCGTCTGCAGGAAATTATGTGATTATCAAACATTTAAATGATTTATACACAAATTATTTCCATTTAAATTCAATTAGTGTGTCTCTTGGAGAAAAAGTAACAAGTGGCAATATTGTTGGATTAGTTGGTAGCACTGGAAATTCAACAGGAAGTCATTTACATTTTGGGATAAGTACAGATATGTGGAAACATTATTTAAACCCAACATCATATTTTGACTTTTAA
- the ftcD gene encoding glutamate formimidoyltransferase — translation MAKIIECVPNFSEGKNEEVINGLVSVAKSVGGVTLLDHSSDKSHNRSVFTLVGDEDGIQEVAFQLVKYASENIDMTKHTGEHPRMGATDVVPFIPIKDVTLEECIDISKKVAKRINDELDIPIFLYEESASAPTRKNLAKVRKGQFEGMPEKLNEEEWAPDFGERVIHPTAGITAVGARMPLVAFNVNLDTDNIDIANKIARIIRASGGGFKYCKGIGVMLEDRNIAQVSMNMVNFEGTPLYRTFETIRFEAKRYGVNIIGSEIIGLTPAKALIDCAEYYLQVEDFDYGKQVLENHLLN, via the coding sequence ATGGCAAAAATTATTGAATGTGTCCCAAATTTTAGTGAAGGTAAAAATGAAGAAGTAATTAACGGATTAGTTTCAGTGGCAAAAAGTGTCGGTGGAGTGACGTTGTTAGATCATTCTTCAGATAAAAGTCATAACCGTAGTGTGTTTACACTTGTTGGGGATGAAGATGGTATTCAAGAAGTTGCTTTTCAATTAGTTAAATATGCAAGTGAAAATATTGACATGACAAAACATACAGGAGAACATCCTAGAATGGGTGCAACCGACGTTGTTCCATTTATCCCGATTAAAGATGTAACGTTAGAAGAATGTATCGACATTTCGAAAAAAGTAGCAAAACGCATCAACGATGAATTAGATATCCCAATTTTCTTATATGAAGAATCAGCATCTGCCCCAACTCGTAAAAACTTGGCAAAAGTGCGTAAAGGACAATTTGAAGGCATGCCAGAAAAATTAAACGAAGAAGAATGGGCGCCTGATTTTGGTGAAAGAGTTATCCATCCTACAGCAGGAATTACAGCAGTTGGAGCAAGAATGCCATTAGTAGCCTTCAACGTCAACTTAGATACTGATAACATTGATATTGCTAACAAGATTGCTCGTATCATTCGTGCTTCTGGTGGTGGATTTAAATATTGTAAAGGTATTGGGGTTATGTTAGAAGATAGAAACATCGCTCAAGTTTCTATGAACATGGTTAACTTTGAAGGAACGCCACTTTACCGTACATTTGAAACAATTCGTTTTGAAGCAAAACGTTATGGCGTAAATATTATTGGTAGTGAAATCATTGGTCTAACACCAGCAAAAGCATTGATTGATTGTGCCGAATACTACCTACAAGTAGAAGACTTTGATTATGGTAAACAAGTATTAGAAAATCATTTATTAAATTAA
- a CDS encoding cyclodeaminase/cyclohydrolase family protein yields the protein MKLVELTVSEFVETLGSDAPAPGGGSAAALSATMGISLTKMVCELTIGKKKYAEYEDDIKLVFDQTKQLQKNLLEAIDKDTEAFNAVSAVFSMPKETDDEKAARRAAMQSALEGAAKSPLDMMKLMLEALEVTKRAIGKSNTNAASDLGVAALSLKAGIQGAWLNVLINLSGIKNEEFVASYRQDGEALLAKGCLLADEIYEETLKVV from the coding sequence ATGAAATTAGTCGAATTAACAGTGAGTGAATTTGTTGAAACATTGGGATCAGATGCTCCCGCTCCTGGAGGAGGATCAGCAGCGGCATTATCTGCAACAATGGGAATTTCTTTAACAAAAATGGTTTGTGAATTAACAATTGGTAAAAAGAAATATGCTGAATATGAAGATGACATTAAATTAGTGTTCGATCAAACAAAACAACTCCAAAAGAATTTACTTGAAGCAATAGATAAAGATACAGAAGCATTTAACGCAGTTTCAGCAGTGTTTAGTATGCCAAAAGAAACAGATGATGAAAAAGCAGCTAGACGTGCGGCTATGCAATCAGCTTTAGAAGGAGCAGCTAAATCACCACTAGACATGATGAAGTTAATGTTAGAAGCACTTGAAGTGACAAAACGTGCTATTGGAAAATCAAATACTAATGCAGCAAGTGACTTAGGTGTTGCAGCACTTAGCTTAAAAGCTGGGATTCAAGGCGCATGGCTGAATGTTTTAATTAATTTATCAGGTATCAAGAATGAAGAATTTGTCGCGTCTTATCGACAAGACGGTGAAGCATTATTAGCTAAGGGTTGTTTATTAGCAGATGAAATTTATGAGGAAACATTAAAAGTCGTTTAA
- a CDS encoding formate--tetrahydrofolate ligase yields the protein MAHLSDIEIANSVEMKPIKEVAAPLGLKEEDLTLYGNYKAKLDARELTRLENEKDGKLILVTAITPTPAGEGKTTTSVGLADAFTKLGKKAMIALREPSLGPVFGVKGGAAGGGHAQVVPMEDINLHFTGDFHAIGAANNLLAALIDNHIHHGNALGIDSRNITWKRVVDMNDRQLRHIVNGLQGRVNGVPREDGYDITVASEIMAVLCLSNDIDDLKEKLKNMVVAYNFEGKPVTAGDLKAEGAMAALLKDAIHPNLVQTLEHTPAIIHGGPFANIAHGCNSIIATKMAMKYADYAITEAGFGADLGAEKFIDIKCRLGNIKPDAVVLVATIRALKMHGGIPKKELEPENVEAVVKGLTNLDKHIENIQDVYGLPVVVAINKFPLDTDAEIEAVEKACKERGVEVVLSDVWANGGEGGIELAEKVMELAEQDNSFSYVYDLEDSIEEKLTKIVQKVYGGKGIELTAPAKKQLKQLEELGYDKLPICMAKTQYSFSDDATLVGAPKDFTITIKNLKVSAGAGFIVALTGAVMTMPGLPKSPASERIDIDEEGNITGLF from the coding sequence ATGGCACATTTATCAGATATCGAAATCGCAAATTCAGTTGAAATGAAACCAATTAAAGAGGTAGCGGCTCCATTAGGATTAAAAGAAGAGGATTTAACACTTTATGGTAATTATAAAGCGAAATTAGATGCTCGTGAATTAACTAGGCTAGAAAATGAAAAAGACGGTAAATTAATTTTAGTAACAGCTATTACACCAACTCCAGCTGGAGAAGGAAAAACAACCACATCTGTTGGGTTAGCTGATGCCTTTACTAAATTAGGTAAAAAGGCAATGATCGCTTTACGTGAACCATCATTAGGACCAGTATTTGGTGTGAAAGGTGGAGCAGCAGGTGGTGGACATGCTCAAGTTGTCCCTATGGAAGATATTAACTTACATTTTACTGGTGACTTCCATGCGATTGGCGCAGCAAATAATTTATTAGCTGCTTTGATTGATAACCATATTCATCATGGTAATGCCTTAGGCATTGATAGTCGTAACATTACATGGAAACGTGTTGTTGACATGAATGACCGTCAATTGCGTCATATTGTGAATGGATTACAAGGACGCGTCAATGGTGTTCCTAGAGAAGATGGTTATGATATTACTGTAGCATCAGAAATTATGGCTGTGTTATGTTTATCAAATGATATTGATGACTTAAAAGAAAAATTGAAAAACATGGTAGTAGCATATAATTTTGAAGGAAAACCAGTTACTGCTGGCGATTTGAAAGCAGAAGGTGCAATGGCAGCTTTACTTAAAGATGCGATTCATCCAAACTTAGTTCAAACATTAGAACACACACCAGCCATTATTCATGGTGGACCATTTGCCAATATTGCACATGGATGTAACAGTATTATTGCAACAAAAATGGCGATGAAATACGCAGATTACGCGATCACAGAAGCTGGCTTTGGAGCAGACTTAGGTGCTGAAAAATTCATCGATATTAAATGTCGTTTAGGAAATATCAAACCTGATGCCGTTGTATTAGTCGCAACAATTCGAGCTCTTAAAATGCACGGTGGCATTCCTAAGAAAGAATTAGAACCAGAAAACGTAGAAGCCGTTGTTAAAGGATTAACTAACTTAGACAAACATATTGAAAACATTCAAGACGTTTATGGGTTACCTGTTGTTGTAGCAATCAACAAATTTCCATTAGATACAGATGCTGAAATCGAAGCAGTTGAAAAAGCATGTAAAGAGCGTGGCGTAGAAGTTGTTTTATCTGACGTTTGGGCTAATGGTGGCGAAGGTGGTATTGAGTTAGCTGAAAAAGTCATGGAGTTAGCAGAACAAGATAATAGTTTCAGCTACGTATATGACTTAGAAGATTCAATAGAAGAAAAATTAACTAAGATTGTACAAAAAGTTTATGGTGGTAAAGGAATTGAATTAACAGCACCGGCTAAAAAACAATTGAAACAATTAGAAGAACTGGGTTACGATAAGTTGCCTATCTGTATGGCGAAAACGCAATACTCATTCTCTGATGATGCGACACTTGTTGGTGCACCAAAAGACTTTACGATTACGATTAAAAATCTCAAAGTATCTGCTGGAGCAGGTTTTATTGTAGCGTTAACTGGTGCAGTTATGACAATGCCAGGACTACCAAAATCACCTGCATCTGAAAGAATTGATATCGATGAAGAAGGTAACATTACTGGATTGTTCTAA
- a CDS encoding HutD family protein: MSYHLFKQNDHQTSRWSGGETTQVFLYPPTGKYEPGKFDYRISTASVEIEESTFSALPGYKRLLMSLNHPLELTHESESFTVNKKMKPFEVDAFDGADKTKSVGKCQDFNVIFKPTYTSEMSAVSTIYDRSLLPCVRYFYYMLVDGVMTYIDQEEKHVAKLEAGDCVMVEESRTISMISIESHQPQQSPATVEVVVWKNEKSL; this comes from the coding sequence ATGTCGTATCATTTATTTAAACAGAATGATCATCAAACATCTCGTTGGAGTGGGGGAGAAACGACCCAAGTGTTTCTCTACCCACCAACGGGTAAGTATGAGCCTGGAAAATTTGACTACCGCATTTCTACGGCTTCAGTAGAAATCGAAGAAAGTACATTTTCAGCGTTACCTGGCTATAAGCGTTTGTTGATGTCATTGAATCATCCATTAGAACTGACACATGAATCAGAATCGTTTACTGTTAATAAAAAAATGAAACCGTTTGAAGTTGATGCGTTTGATGGAGCAGATAAAACAAAAAGTGTCGGGAAATGTCAAGACTTTAACGTTATCTTTAAACCAACCTACACTAGTGAAATGTCTGCTGTTTCAACTATTTATGATAGATCATTATTACCTTGTGTTCGATACTTTTACTATATGTTGGTTGATGGAGTCATGACGTATATAGACCAAGAAGAAAAACATGTTGCCAAGTTGGAAGCCGGAGATTGTGTCATGGTAGAAGAGAGTCGTACGATTTCGATGATTAGTATAGAATCTCATCAACCACAACAATCACCAGCAACTGTCGAAGTTGTTGTTTGGAAAAATGAAAAGTCGCTCTAA
- a CDS encoding APC family permease, with product MITETKTPVDEIKLTEINSESSKFSLGGATLYGINAVVGSGIFLLPQTIYRDLGPASLLAMVFDAVLVLLLAVCFAEVACYFDKNGGAFQYSKSAFGDLVGFIVGLLGWFVTIIAWSAMAAGFAKLLIVTIPALEGHNKAISVILVILLSIINSTGLKTSKIFTISITIAKLIPIIAFTFMSIFFIKNGFDAGNFTPFLQLKEGMTLSKAMAGTSMTVFYAFIGFEALPVVAGEMRNAKKNVPKAIIGSISIVSILYFMIIAGTIAMLGVGILETNAPVQDAFAMMIGPAGRWIISIGALISILGLNVGDSMMIPRYGASISDEGLLPKIVSKKNKKDAPYVAIIISCVLTCLLLLSGSFEQLAELSVVFRFIQYIPTAIAVIFLRKKNPGVETAFSLPFGPVIPLLAVAVSVWMLVMGANSKSLIAGGIGIIIAAIFYFVLNGKNASKAK from the coding sequence ATGATTACCGAAACAAAAACACCGGTTGATGAGATTAAATTAACCGAAATAAACTCAGAAAGTTCAAAATTTAGTTTAGGCGGTGCAACACTTTACGGTATTAATGCAGTAGTTGGTTCAGGTATTTTCTTATTACCACAAACAATTTATCGAGATTTAGGACCAGCTTCTCTATTAGCCATGGTATTTGATGCGGTGTTGGTGTTACTTTTGGCAGTATGCTTTGCTGAAGTGGCGTGTTATTTTGACAAAAATGGTGGTGCGTTCCAATATTCTAAATCAGCTTTTGGTGATTTAGTTGGATTTATCGTTGGACTATTAGGTTGGTTTGTAACGATTATCGCTTGGTCAGCAATGGCAGCAGGATTTGCCAAATTATTAATTGTTACAATACCTGCATTAGAAGGGCATAATAAAGCGATTAGTGTTATTTTAGTGATATTATTATCTATTATTAATAGTACCGGACTTAAAACATCCAAAATTTTTACCATCAGTATCACGATCGCAAAATTGATTCCTATTATTGCGTTTACCTTTATGAGTATTTTCTTTATTAAAAATGGTTTTGACGCTGGTAACTTTACACCATTCTTACAACTAAAAGAAGGTATGACGTTATCTAAGGCTATGGCCGGAACATCAATGACAGTATTTTATGCGTTTATCGGATTTGAAGCTTTACCAGTTGTAGCTGGTGAGATGAGAAATGCGAAGAAAAATGTTCCAAAAGCAATTATTGGCTCAATTAGTATCGTATCAATTCTTTACTTCATGATTATCGCTGGAACCATTGCGATGCTTGGAGTGGGGATTTTAGAAACAAATGCGCCTGTACAAGATGCCTTTGCTATGATGATAGGACCTGCTGGTAGATGGATTATTTCCATCGGGGCACTTATTTCAATTCTTGGATTAAACGTTGGGGATTCAATGATGATTCCTCGTTATGGAGCAAGTATTTCTGATGAAGGTTTACTACCAAAAATCGTTTCTAAGAAAAATAAAAAAGACGCACCTTATGTAGCTATTATCATCTCTTGTGTATTGACTTGTTTATTATTATTAAGTGGAAGTTTCGAACAATTAGCAGAATTAAGTGTAGTATTTAGATTTATTCAATATATTCCAACAGCAATCGCCGTTATTTTCTTACGTAAGAAAAATCCTGGTGTTGAAACTGCCTTTAGCTTACCATTTGGTCCAGTGATTCCACTACTTGCTGTAGCAGTTAGTGTATGGATGCTTGTTATGGGAGCAAATAGTAAGAGTTTAATTGCTGGAGGTATTGGTATCATTATCGCTGCAATTTTCTATTTCGTATTGAATGGTAAAAACGCAAGTAAAGCGAAATAA
- the hutH gene encoding histidine ammonia-lyase, with protein MTEVITLTGNDLTLEQVVEVARKGATITLSQEAIEAVNASRKIIDDIVDSKKVTYGVNTGFGSLVKVSIPQEETRQLQENLIRTHSSGFGDPLGEDEVRAIMLIRINSLLKGYSGIRLSTIETLMAMLNNGVVPHIPEKGSLGASGDLAPLSHMVLPMLGLGRAYYNGELLEGKEAMARAGVEVIHLEAKEGLALINGTTVLTAIGALATHDSIELLKLSDIAGALSLEVHNGIVNAFDEELHIIRPQSGQLATAKNIRHMLEGSTLTTQATAERVQDPYTLRCMPQIHGASKDTVAYVKKKVEIEINSVTDNPIITRSGDVISGGNFHGEPMAQPFDYLGIGAAEIGNVSERRVERLVNTNLSGLPSFLVKHPGVNSGFMITQYAAASLASENKILSHPASVDSITSCENQEDFVSMGTTAARTARDITKNSRRIVATEMMAACQAIDFIKDRGVLGKGTQVAYDVFRKYVKFIDLDKDIEMYDELEKATDVLINGELLKAVEEVVDLDIEFDFGK; from the coding sequence ATGACTGAAGTAATTACATTAACAGGTAATGATTTAACATTGGAACAAGTGGTAGAGGTAGCAAGAAAAGGTGCAACAATTACGTTATCACAAGAAGCAATCGAGGCAGTGAATGCTTCAAGAAAAATTATTGATGATATTGTCGACAGTAAAAAAGTAACTTATGGTGTCAATACTGGATTTGGTTCCCTTGTTAAAGTAAGTATTCCACAAGAAGAAACTAGACAATTACAAGAAAACTTAATTCGTACTCACTCAAGTGGATTTGGTGATCCTTTAGGAGAAGATGAAGTACGTGCTATTATGTTAATCCGTATCAACTCTTTATTAAAAGGCTATTCAGGTATTCGTTTAAGTACCATTGAAACCTTAATGGCTATGTTAAATAATGGCGTTGTACCACATATTCCAGAAAAAGGATCTTTAGGAGCTTCAGGAGATTTAGCACCATTATCACATATGGTGTTACCAATGTTAGGATTAGGGCGTGCTTATTACAATGGTGAATTATTAGAAGGTAAAGAAGCAATGGCTCGTGCTGGTGTTGAAGTGATTCACTTAGAAGCAAAAGAAGGTTTGGCTTTAATTAACGGTACAACAGTTTTAACCGCTATCGGAGCATTAGCAACACATGATTCAATCGAGTTATTAAAACTTTCAGACATTGCCGGAGCATTATCATTAGAAGTACACAATGGTATTGTAAATGCCTTTGATGAAGAGTTACATATTATTCGTCCTCAAAGTGGGCAACTTGCAACAGCGAAAAATATTCGTCACATGTTAGAAGGAAGTACCTTAACAACGCAAGCAACAGCTGAACGTGTACAAGATCCTTACACATTACGTTGTATGCCTCAAATTCATGGTGCAAGTAAAGATACTGTGGCTTACGTGAAGAAAAAAGTGGAAATCGAAATTAACTCTGTAACAGATAATCCAATTATCACTCGTAGTGGAGATGTTATTTCAGGAGGTAACTTCCACGGTGAACCAATGGCACAACCATTTGACTACTTAGGAATTGGCGCAGCAGAAATTGGAAATGTGTCTGAACGTCGTGTGGAACGTTTGGTAAATACTAACTTAAGTGGTTTGCCTTCATTTTTAGTGAAACATCCAGGCGTTAACTCAGGATTTATGATTACACAATATGCTGCAGCATCATTAGCATCAGAAAACAAAATCTTATCACATCCAGCAAGTGTGGACTCAATTACATCTTGTGAAAACCAAGAAGACTTTGTCAGTATGGGAACAACAGCAGCTAGAACTGCTAGAGATATTACGAAAAACTCTCGTCGTATCGTCGCAACTGAAATGATGGCAGCATGTCAAGCTATTGACTTCATTAAAGACCGTGGTGTATTAGGTAAAGGAACTCAAGTAGCGTATGATGTCTTTAGAAAATATGTGAAATTCATTGATTTAGATAAAGATATTGAAATGTATGACGAATTAGAAAAAGCCACAGATGTATTAATCAATGGCGAATTATTAAAAGCTGTTGAAGAAGTTGTAGACTTAGATATCGAATTTGATTTTGGAAAATAA